CCATGGCTTGACGGGCGGTGTGTACAAGGTCCGGGAACGTATTCACCGCATCATGGCTGATATGCGATTACTAGCGATTCCAGCTTCATAGGGTCGAGTTGCAGACCCCAATCCGAACTGTGATTGGCTTTTTGTGATTGGCTGACTATTGCTAGCTCGCTACACTCTGTACCAACCATTGTAGCACGTGTGTCGCCCTAGGCGTAAGGGCCATGATGACCTGACGTCGTCCCCTCCTTCCTCTCTACTTGCGTAGGCAGTCTTAACTGAGTCCCCATCCGAAATGCTGGCAACAGTTAATAGGGGTTGCGTTCGTTGCGGGACTTAACCCAACACCTCACGGCACGAACTGACGACGGCCATGCAGCACCTTGTTTCGCGTCATTGCTGACTTATCCATCTCTGGATAATTCGCTCACATTAGAGCCTAGGTAAGGTTCCTCGCGTATCATCGAATTAAACCACATGCTCCACCGCTTGTGCGGACCCCCGTCAATTCCTTTGAGTTTCACCGTTGCCGGCGTACTCCCCAGGTGGATTACTTATCGGTTTCCCTTGGTCACTGACTGTATATCGCCAACAACTAGTAATCATCGTTTACGGCGTGGACTACCAGGGTATCTAATCCTGTTCGCTCCCCACGCTTTCGTGCATCAGCGTCAGTATATCTACAGCAAGCTGCCTTCGCAATAGGTGTTCCTTCTGGTATCTATGCATTTCACCGCTACACCAGAAATTCCGCCTGCCTCCTGATAACTCAAGCTCTTCAGTTTCGATGGCATGTAAAACAGTTGAGCTGCTACCTTTAACCACCGACTTAAAAAGCCGCCTACGCACCCTTTAAACCCAATAAATCCGGATAACGCTCGCCACCTACGTATTACCGCGGCTGCTGGCACGTAGTTAGCCGTGGCTTATTCCTATGGTACCGTCAATGCCTCTCGCAAGAGTCTTTTCTTCCCATATAAAAGCAGTTTACAACCCAGAGGGCAGTCTTCCTGCACGCGGCATGGCTGGTTCAGACTCTCGTCCATTGACCAATATTCCCTACTGCTGCCTCCCGTAGGAGTCTGGTCCGTATCTCAGTACCAGTGTGGGGGTTACTCCTCTCAGAGCCCCTAAAGATCGTAGCCTAGGTGAGCCGTTACCTCGCCTACTAGCTAATCTTACGCATGCCCATCTCTATCCAATAAATCTTTCAAGATTAAATGATGCCATTCAATCTATTATGCGGTATTAATCCAAATTTCTCTGGGCTATTCCCCTGATAAAGGTAGGTTGCATACGCGTTACGCACCCGTTCGCCGGTCTCACAGAATACAAGTACTCTGCTACCCCTCGACTTGCATGTATTAAGCCTGCCGCTAGCGTTCATCCTGAGCCAGGATCAAACTCTCCATAGTAAATTACTATTTTTGAAAAAGTCCGTGACTCAAGGTCCGTCTATATATATATCAATAAGTTAATGAACTTTATCCTACTAAACTCGTGAGTCTTCGTAAGCGTGTGAAACCTTTAAGGCCTCTGTTTCTAAACCGTTTCGAAATCGCTTCCTTCGTAACGGGCTGCAAAGATGTAAGCTTTATTTTTAAACACCAAAAGAAATTAAATATTTATTTTTAACCCTCTCAACTCATCTAAAAAAACACTTACCTTAATGAACTTTACCCTACTAAACTCGTGAGTTTTCGTAAGCTTGTGAAGTTGTTAACTCCTGACTTCTTTACCGTTTCTAAATCGCTTCCTTCGTAACGGGCTGCAAAGATGTAAGCTTTATTTTTAAACACCAAAAGAAATTAAATATTTATTTTTCAACCCCTCCTGACAAATAAAACAAACTAACAATGAACTTTCTCCCTCTCTCTGTAACGGGAGTGCAAAGGTAAAACAATTATAACAACTCGCAAGTACTCATCTCTAACTAATCTCAACCAAAACCACTAAACCCCTCCTAATCAACCCCAAACAATTAACAACAAATCAAACGTTTATAATTGTTCTTTAAATCGTTATATAGACACTTTCCACAAACACACTAAACATTCCTCCAAAAGTAATCCTACACAAGCCAATACTCTTAACTGAAACTAGCCAAGGGCAGTATTTCATTGATAATTATATACATTTTAAACATATATATATACGCTAGATTAATGAATCTTAAGTTGTACAAGTGTTAAAACAACGTTTCGAAGTGCACTCAATACATTATAGTTTCAAGCCTTTCAGGTTTGAATTAAGTAAAATTGGCCTTTCGGCTCTTCAATTATTTCTCTACTCTATAGTACAGAAGAAAAGAAACCATCCAAATTGTATAGGAATGTTCAAGCCCAATTACCAAGACATGCTGAAGGATTATTAATTCTCGCCAAGATAATAGGTACTAAAACATGTAAGCATTCCATATAGATTAAGCCTCGGTCCTAAATAAATCCATTTCATTAATTATTTAGGCAAAAAATAAACCATTGGTTCTTACCATCGAAACCTTGTAGGTTCTATAGAAAATTTAAGAGATTAGATACTGTAGAGAAAAAATGTGTGGTTCCTGATCGTTAGTCAGAACAAAAACTTGATTCAAGAGGATTCTTTAATAAAGTAACTATAGAAGATTTTTCGATTCGTAATTACGAATGTCTACGTTGTACTATAATGAAGGAAGTGTAAGAATCTATCATGGCAATAAGACCTGAATATAGAAACTGAGAACGGTTCTACAACGACACCTTATTAATAGTATGGTTTGTCTATACATTTAAGTATCCTTAAATAATTAGTTTAGATCATCTACACAAACAGTAATAAATGTACTACCCAGGTTGAATCTATCTAAACAAAACATTTGATTAAGTCTTTTGTAACCCTCTTCCAAAATAAATAACTCCTTTTGAGAAGGAATCTCACTCCTTATAGTATTGGCTAAAAAACCTTGAACCTCTAAGCCTATCTCTAATCTAGAAATGTCTGAAAGTTTGATTTATCATTTTGACCTAATTTTATCATATCAAAATATTTTCATCTTTACTCCGTCACAAACCTAAAGCCTACGCCATGCACGTTTTCAATTTTCAGGGAATCGTCGGTAGCCAACATCTTTCTTAGCCTGGTTATAAACACATCCAAACTTCTTCCTAAGAAATAGTCATCTCTACCCCATATTTTAGTCAAGATGTCTTCTCTTTTAATAACAGAATCTCTTTTGTCGCAAAGGTATTTCAGTACCTCCGCTTCTCTATGAGTGAGTTTTTTGATGCCCTCTTCTGAGTCTAGTATAAGTTGCGAAAAGCTAAAATTATACTTACCTATTCTATACTCATTTTGTTCATCCTCTATATCAGAGACTGTACTTCTCTTTAAGAATACCTTAATTCTGAGTGTAAGCTCTTCTATACTAAATGGCTTTGTGATATAATCATCTCCACCTATTTTAAGACCTTCTATTTTATCTTCTTGTAAAACTTTAGCGGTTAAGAAAATAATAGGTATTTGTTCATTTTGCTCTCTAATTTTCTCTGCTAAAGAAAAACCATCAAGCTCTGGAAGCATGACGTCTAAAAGACAAAGGTCAAACTTCTCCTTTTGAAAATTCTTCAAAGCTTCCTTACCATCCGCAAAATGCGAAATCTCGAAACCTTCTTCCTCTAAG
This sequence is a window from Arcticibacterium luteifluviistationis. Protein-coding genes within it:
- a CDS encoding response regulator transcription factor, with product MAKILYVEDDKNLSYVIKDNLEEEGFEISHFADGKEALKNFQKEKFDLCLLDVMLPELDGFSLAEKIREQNEQIPIIFLTAKVLQEDKIEGLKIGGDDYITKPFSIEELTLRIKVFLKRSTVSDIEDEQNEYRIGKYNFSFSQLILDSEEGIKKLTHREAEVLKYLCDKRDSVIKREDILTKIWGRDDYFLGRSLDVFITRLRKMLATDDSLKIENVHGVGFRFVTE